The nucleotide window GCAGAGTGTGGTTCGTACCGGAGGCATAGTCGCCGGCACTTTCCGGAGTATAGTTGCCCAGGAATACCGACCCGGCGTTGACCACCTTATCGGCCACATTGAGCTCATTGCGGCAGGCCAGGATGAGGTGTTCCGGCGCATAGGCATTGAGCATGTCCATGGCGGTGTCTATATCTTTTACAAGGATCATTTTGCTGTTGTCGAGCGCGGCTGTGGCGATAGACTTACGAGGCAGCTTGTCCAGCTGTGCCTGCAGGGCTTTTTCCACATCAGCGAGCACTTTTTCGCTGGTGGTTACCAGCACCACCTGACTGTCTGGTCCGTGCTCTGCCTGTGAGAGCAGATCGGCGGCCACAAAATCGGGTACGCAGCTGTCATCTGCGAGCACGGCCACTTCAGAAGGACCTGCCGGCATATCGATGGCTACGCCTCTTTTATTAACCAGCTGTTTGGCGCAGGTCACATATTGGTTGCCTGGTCCGAAGATCTTGTATACGCGGGGCACTGTGGCTGTTCCATAAGCCATGGCACCGATAGCCTGTACCCCTCCTATTGTAAACACCCGCGATATCCCTACCAGCTGGGCTGTATACAGGATGGCCGGGTGCAGCGACGGCGTACAAAGGATAATTTCCTTACAACCTGCTATGGTGGCCGGAATACCAAGCATCAGGATAGTAGAAAACAACGGAGCGGAACCACCGGGAATATACAGCCCTACTTTTTCGATACCTACCGGTTTACGCCAGCATTGCACACCTGGCATGGTTTCGATGATCTGTGTTTTTTCCTGCTGAGCTTTGTGAAAAGTGGTGATATTGGCTGCAGCCTGCCGGATGGCTGCTTTCAGTGCAGGGTCCAGGGCTGCTTCAGCCGCAGCAAAGGCAGCTGGTGCCACTTCCAGATCGGTGAGCGTCACTTTATCAAATTCAGCTGCATATTTTCTGACGGCCACGTCACCATTGTCGCGCACATCGCTGAGTATAGCTTCCACTTTGGCTTCCAGTGCAGACGTGTCCATCACAGGGCGCTGCAACAAAGTGTTCCAGGTGCTTTTATCGGGAAATTTTATTGTTTGCATCCTATACTTTTTTAGATCACCATTTTTTCGATGGGCACGACAAGAATACCTTGTGCACCGGCTGCTTTCAGACTTTCGATGATATCCCAGAAATCATTTTCATTGAGTACGGAGTGAACAGAGCTCCATCCCTGTTCTGCCAAAGGCAGTACGGTAGGACTTTTCATACCTGGCAGCAGTCCGATGATATCATTCAGTTTTTCATTGGGTGCGTTGAGCAGGATATATTTATTGTTCTTTGCTTTTTTCACTGCCTGGATGCGGAACAGCAGTTTATCCAGCAGTATCTGTTGTTCCGGCTGGAGGTTGTGACAGGCGGCCAGCACCGCTTCTGATTTCAGGACGGTTTCCACTTCCTTGAGGCCGTTCATAAATAAAGTGGAGCCGCTGCTTACGAGGTCGCAGATAGCGTCAGCGAGGCCTATGCCTGGGGCTATTTCCACGGAGCCGCTGATTTCGTGGATTTCGGCCATGATGCTGTTGCGCTGCAGGAACTCATTCACGATCACAGGATAACTGGTAGCGATCCTGGTGTTTTCGAGATCCTTTACTGTACTGTATTCCATGGTTTTAGGCACAGCCATGGACAGGCGGCATTTTCCGAAGCCGAGCTTCTCTACAATGTTAACCTGCTTTTTCTTTTCCAGCACTACGTTTTCACCTACAATACCAATATCCGCCACCCCGTCTTCAATATATTGCGGGATATCATCATCACGGAGGAAAAACACTTCCAGCGGGAAGTTGCTGGCTTCCGTTTTAAGCTTGTTAACACCATTGTTAATGTCGATGCCGCATTCCTTCAGCAATTTGATGGAATCATCGTGCAGGCGGCCTGATTTCTGGATGGCGATCTTTAGTTTCATGATGTGTAAAAATAAAAAAGGGGCTTACCTGTTGGTAAGCCCCTGATGATGAATCTAATATGGTGGTTATACACATTATCATCCCAGCCTACCTGTGCGGTAAGTATGATGGTGATGATGGATATGTATGTTGATAATCATAATGTCGGGACAAAAATAATAAGTAAATCGGGAAATCAAACTTATTTTTTTGTTAATCACCATTTAATTTTCAGACCATATTCCTTTTTGAGTGTGAGCAGCGCTTCTGCGTTGCCTGTGGCGTCATCCACAGGATGATGGGTGTGTTTGGTCTTTCGCAGATGTTTAAAATTCTGAAAAGTATCTTTCACGAGTCCTTTATAAAGGCTGCCCAGATTTTGGGAGCTGTGACCAAAAGGATTGGCACCAGTGAAATGATGAAAGTACCAGCAAATGAACATCCAGTCGAACCCGTTATTATCGCTGATAAATACAGGGCGGTCTTTACAATTTTCTTTTAACCAGGCTGCAAAATCCTGCATCACCTTTTGTGGTTCATCAAACTGCAGGGTCTCTTCCCTGGTAAAGCCTGATACAGCCAGTGCTTCAGGAATATATTGTTCTGAAACGGGCTTCAGTTGCCCGTAAAAAGAGGTGTTGAGTGATTCATTGACCAGCACGGCGCCAAAAGAAATCATGGAATAATCACCGGGAATAGGCCCATCAGATTCTACGTCTACCATTATGTAAGCCATAGGTTAGTTTTTAAGTTTTAAAGGTCATTAAACAATGTTATTTACGGATAAAAGCCAGGTTATACTGTGCCATGTTGATTTGGTTTCCTGCTGTGGATGGGGATCTTCGCGGCTGATGTCTGGTATGGAGACTTTAAACAGTAATATTATCAAGTATTAACATCTGCACAGCAAATTACATAAAATAATTTATTGCTGTTTTATTCCCCGGAAATTCCACCGCAGCAGACTGCGACAGCTGTTCAGTAGCCCAAAAATATCCCTGCGCCTGTTTTAGCAGTCAAAGCAGTCATTGTGCTGATTTGCTGTAACTTAAGCGCTAGCAGCTGCAGCCGCGGTTCTACGTCTTTTGCAAATGATCTGTTAACGGATTTTTTCAACTAAATTATTTAGCTTTATTTTGCTAATAAAATTAGCAAACATTAAAAGCGATAGTAGTATGGAAGCATTGAAGTTGAGTGAGCTGAATATGACCCTGCCATTCTTTGACACGACTATACCCGCGGGCCTTCCCTCACCTGCGCTGGATTATGAGCCGGAAGAGATTGATCTCTCCCGCATTTTACAACCTAATCCCCACCAGTCTTTTATCATCCGGGTTAAGGGCGACAGTATGACCGAAGCCCATATCCCGGATGGTTGCCTGGCGGTGGTAGACCGCTCTATTCGTCCTTCCACCGGGGATATTATTGTGGCGGTCCTTAATGGAGAGTTTACCATCAAACGGCTGGTAAAGGCTGGGCGTAATTGGGTTTTGCATCCGGAGAACCCTTTTTACAAACCGATTGTTATAACGGAAGAGGCTGATTTTCAGGTATGGGGTGTAATCACCGCTGTGATAGTAGATATGCGTAAATAGAGAAACGACAATGTTATGCACAATCCGTTAGTATTATTATCAGCTGCGCTGTTATCAGCGCTGCTGCGGGAAGGGTTTACCATTTTTGTACGGCAGTCTTATCCTGCCGGCGAATCACCTTCCGATGCACACATAAAGGAAGTATTGCTGATCACACCTTATAAGGATATCGCTGCGGCCAATGCACATTTTCAGCATATACGGTTTGACCGGCGAAAATATATTTATCAGTCGTTCCATCCGGAAGAAGTGGAGAAGCTGTATACTGCTGCTTCGCAGCCTACAGGATATAAAATTTACGTAGCGCTGATTGCCGGCGACAAACAAACACCGGACAAACAACTGGCACCTGTCGTACGACAGTATATCAGCCGCCATACCCAATGGCCGCCCGAAAAAACCAGTGCCACGTTGTGTCTGCATTACGGGGATCTATATATTTCGCTGCGATATCAGCATGAAGAATTAAAAGTACCTTTACCGGCAATCGAAAGTTAAAACATGTGTTACGATATCGCCCTTAATGCCAACCTGCAACGGATACTGAAGTCGGTACCGCTGTTAAAAACAGCAGGCAATCTGGACCTGAACTTCGACACCACCTATCATAAAATAGGGATGTCTTTTCCACAATGGCCGGTGATTGTTAACAACAACGGCCTGAAAGTGGACAAATACACCTGGGGGCCTGTTCCCAAGCTGCTGGACACGCTTGAAAAAGTTAAAAGACAGCGGCAAATGTATCTTAATGCGCGCAGTGAAAAAGTGCTGGAAAGCGGGACCATGTGGAATGCCATCCGGCATCAGCGTTGCCTGATACCGGTCACCGGCTTCTTCGAATACCGGCAGATACCCGAATGGAAAAATAAAGTAGCTTACTATATCCATTCCAAAGAGCAGGATGTTTTTCTCATTGCGGGCTTATGGGCCTATTCCAACTCCTGGGATGTGGACAAGCCGGAACGTATCCCTACGTTCACCCTGCTGACACGCGCCGCTAATCCCGTGATGCGTCAGATACACAACGGAGGCGACAATGCCGGCAGGATGCCGCTTATGCTGCCGAATGAACTGGCCCTGCAATGGATAGAGAAGGATGTAACTGAAACGGATATACGTAATATCATTCAATATGAATATCCGGCAGAACAGCTGGAATACTGGCCTGTCAATTCTGTCCGGAAAGTAAAGCCGGACGATGAAACCGTGATCGCCAGAGCTCTATATGAAGGGTTACCTGAACTCAGCCTGTAACAAAATACTACTGCCGGTGAGCAACTGCATACCGGCAGTCCTGCGTATCCCCGGCCCTGCTTCTCTTCAACAGGCATGGGTAGCTGCCGGAGTAAGAGACCGGTACCGGGAATACGGGGACAACATTTATAACCGGGCAACTAACCCATTGTTTTCTCAGGGTGCCAGGCAGAAAGCAATAGAGGATTCAGCATCCAGCTGACTCTGACG belongs to Chitinophaga sp. HK235 and includes:
- a CDS encoding SOS response-associated peptidase; protein product: MCYDIALNANLQRILKSVPLLKTAGNLDLNFDTTYHKIGMSFPQWPVIVNNNGLKVDKYTWGPVPKLLDTLEKVKRQRQMYLNARSEKVLESGTMWNAIRHQRCLIPVTGFFEYRQIPEWKNKVAYYIHSKEQDVFLIAGLWAYSNSWDVDKPERIPTFTLLTRAANPVMRQIHNGGDNAGRMPLMLPNELALQWIEKDVTETDIRNIIQYEYPAEQLEYWPVNSVRKVKPDDETVIARALYEGLPELSL
- the hisD gene encoding histidinol dehydrogenase encodes the protein MQTIKFPDKSTWNTLLQRPVMDTSALEAKVEAILSDVRDNGDVAVRKYAAEFDKVTLTDLEVAPAAFAAAEAALDPALKAAIRQAAANITTFHKAQQEKTQIIETMPGVQCWRKPVGIEKVGLYIPGGSAPLFSTILMLGIPATIAGCKEIILCTPSLHPAILYTAQLVGISRVFTIGGVQAIGAMAYGTATVPRVYKIFGPGNQYVTCAKQLVNKRGVAIDMPAGPSEVAVLADDSCVPDFVAADLLSQAEHGPDSQVVLVTTSEKVLADVEKALQAQLDKLPRKSIATAALDNSKMILVKDIDTAMDMLNAYAPEHLILACRNELNVADKVVNAGSVFLGNYTPESAGDYASGTNHTLPTNGYASAYSGVSLDSFVKKITFQQISLQGLQQIGPTIEAMAAAEGLDAHKNAVSVRIQI
- a CDS encoding exonuclease domain-containing protein, with translation MAYIMVDVESDGPIPGDYSMISFGAVLVNESLNTSFYGQLKPVSEQYIPEALAVSGFTREETLQFDEPQKVMQDFAAWLKENCKDRPVFISDNNGFDWMFICWYFHHFTGANPFGHSSQNLGSLYKGLVKDTFQNFKHLRKTKHTHHPVDDATGNAEALLTLKKEYGLKIKW
- the hisG gene encoding ATP phosphoribosyltransferase, producing the protein MKLKIAIQKSGRLHDDSIKLLKECGIDINNGVNKLKTEASNFPLEVFFLRDDDIPQYIEDGVADIGIVGENVVLEKKKQVNIVEKLGFGKCRLSMAVPKTMEYSTVKDLENTRIATSYPVIVNEFLQRNSIMAEIHEISGSVEIAPGIGLADAICDLVSSGSTLFMNGLKEVETVLKSEAVLAACHNLQPEQQILLDKLLFRIQAVKKAKNNKYILLNAPNEKLNDIIGLLPGMKSPTVLPLAEQGWSSVHSVLNENDFWDIIESLKAAGAQGILVVPIEKMVI
- a CDS encoding LexA family transcriptional regulator; protein product: MEALKLSELNMTLPFFDTTIPAGLPSPALDYEPEEIDLSRILQPNPHQSFIIRVKGDSMTEAHIPDGCLAVVDRSIRPSTGDIIVAVLNGEFTIKRLVKAGRNWVLHPENPFYKPIVITEEADFQVWGVITAVIVDMRK